The sequence TGCAAGGATgcaggggacagggaagggCAGATTGTCTCCAGCAGACTCCAAACTGGatttcccccaaaaaagcaaatacGGCAGgtcaaagatattttttttttttttaaccatgtgCTTACCAGGACAACCCAGTAATAACAATCATCCTGAAATTGCTCTGCCCTAGCACAGACTTTGTTGGGGAGAAGGAGGCCAGTGGAGGTGCGGGGAGGATGCATGATGAGCAGCTCTCTGCACAGAGACTCACTGGCTTTCATCCATAAATCCTGAAtgaggagcagagacagcaagcggggagagcagggaaggagtgGGACCCAGGTGAGGACCTAGACTGACGCAGAAATAGGGTTAGTCCTAACAGGGGTAGAAAAGAGGGATGTGGTGTGCTTGGGGAGGGCTTAGATAATCTCAATTTTCAAATTGCTTGGGCCTTATTTTGGAGGACTTATGGACAGGGTCAATTCCAGTGCTGGCTTTGGAAGGTCATGGTGAGAGGCTGTCAATCTGGAAGAGCGCAGAGCGAAAGCAGCTGAGAAAACAGGCAGGAGCCACACTAAACCGTGCCATGCCAGCTGCACACAGAGATAAGCTGAACTTAGAGCCAGCTATTGCTGACAGCCGAGGAGGGACAGCACGGGCAGTGCCATGGTGACATTCAGCAAGCTCCAAAGTCCTCTCCATCAGAGTCTTTGCCCAAGCAGGATGACACAGAACAGCCTCAAAGTattaaaatttaactttttgttttcttgatttcCAAGTGATCAGCAAGTCTCACAGCAAAGCTGACATGCTCCATCACTGATCTCTGTTTCTAGGCCAAGAGAGCCTCCCATGAGCAGGACACTTGGCCACCTCTCCGAAGGGCTGACCTCAGCTGTGGCAACATCAGAAAAATACCTCCCAGGCACAATGGCACCTTCTCATTAAGCCGGACTAATTGGATTTTCTAAATAGGAGAGGAAAATGTCCACATCTGAGCAATCGTCCTGCTTGTGAGGAACTCCCAAAGGCTACAGGGAGCAATTAAGAGGACACCCATGTCCAGGTGGCTAGCAGCCCACCTCATCCATCCATGAGATGGTCCAACAGTGGCCCCAAGACTACAACCATTTACAGCTCAACGTTTCCCCCAGACAGGACAGTCATTAACTATTTAGCAACCCTGAATTTCTCTCCCACTGACATCCCAGGTCCTTCCTTGAACTTGTGTCAGATTCACCTTGAAGTATCCCATGGGAGGGAGCTTCACGACAGGACAGATGGGACCCCACATGAAGAGCCACCTCCTCCTGATTGCTTTGATGCACCCGCTGGTGACTTTATTGGATGTCCCTGGAGTCACGGTGCAAATTCGGGCACTtcggttgcccagagaggtggtcgatgccccatccctggaaacattcaaggtcaggttggacggggctctgagcaacctgatctggttgaagatgtccctgcccatggcaggggggttggactagatgacctctaaaggtcccttccaacccaaaccgttctgtgAGTCTAACATGAGGTTTGCAGGGCCCTGACCAGCCCACGTCTCACGGTAGGGCTTCACCTGACCAAGTGGAGATTTCTACCTCCAGGTAGCTGCTTTGGgctcaacagaagaaaaaaaaaagatgctctgAGGATGTGGTGCCCTGATCCATGCAGGAGACAGTCCCATTTGCAGGGGGAGGCTTGGCTGGTGGCCACAAAGCTTTTTCCAGCCAACTCTTCTAGGGTCTGCACCGTGGGTCCAGGGCAGACATTGCAAACCCTGGTGAGCCTTGCTCCACCAGCGCATTTGTCCAAGTCCCTGAGCTAGGCAAGGCTGTGCTGATATAATCCCAAACCCTTTCTTATCTTGTAGCACTGCACTAGGGAGCATTAAAAGCATGTCCATCGGTCATAAATCCAGCCGCAGGTGAAAACCTGAATGCCGTATATAGTCAGGGGGTTTGGTGTGACTGATGGACACTGCAAGAAGGTAAGGCATGAGGGACACTCACCCGAGTGCCAGTCACTTGGTCCATGTATCCCCCCAAAATAACTAGGGGGGGGCTATTTACCTGCTGAGAAGCTGGTGGAAACATGCAGAGCCATCAGCTGGTTGTTACCACTGCAGCTTGGGACGGAGATGGATgacagaggggagggagggatggaagggtgggtgggtggatgggtggatgggtgggtggatgggtggatgggtgggtggatggatgaTCTCTTCTGCCACTGGCAGAGAAGAGGAGGGGTTCGGCAGGTCCTGGGGACACCGGCCCCCCCGAGGCCGGGGAGCTGTGTGCCGCTGTGCCGGGGGGTGGCAGTGTTAGAGCAGAGAAGGAGGATGCTCCCTCCGTGCGGGCAGGGAGCTTGCAAAGTCCCGGAGTCGGGATGCCCCGAGCCCCGAGCATCCTTCACCCGGCAGCCCAGCAGCTCTCCAGagtcctggggctggggctgaatttcatttctgtgcatATCTCTGGGcaaagggaggaaataaaaaaataatgactttaaatggcaatttttagcgaggcaaaaggaaaaaccaaacagctgtTCTGGGTTCCCGCTGCTCACAGTTTTGTGTGAGCCAGGATTGCACCCACCCACATCTTGAGCAGATCCCAAGGACATCTCGGCTTCCCGccagcctcagtttccccatctgcaaaGTCAGGGCTGTTCAGATGCATTTCCCAGTGGATCAAGTCACCACCACCCACTTCTCAACCCACTGCACAGAAAACACCCAGCCCTGCCTATAAATTTGGGGCTGCTCACCTGCAGAGCATCCCAGAGCCTGTGGGGTACAAGCTGCTTAGGACCAGTTGTGCTTCGGGGAGTCACTGAGTCCTTCACCCCTTTTTAACAGGATAGCACATCCCTCGTGCACAGAAAAACCACAAGCACAAGGGACGAAGGAAGGTGTCATCCTCACCCTGCCCCCATAGccctctctgttcttctttttGCAACTTGAGCTATGGGAGTGATTTATATAGAATTCACGTGCTGTAGGGAAAGGCATTTTTATGGCATCCAAACACTGATTAGATCTAGCTGTGATGCTCACCTTGTTCATAGCATATCCATTTATTAATCTTCCCTTATTcagctattttattaattatcGATCGTGCACGCTTGGTGAAATTGGGTAGCCAAGGAGTGACATCCAGCAGTTTAGGCACACAAAGAGAAATGAGCATTTTCCTACCCAGAACTTCTGAAATTTGAAATCAATGGTGTGGTCAATAATCTTTTAAACTGGAGCAAGCTGGGTTcattatttcaaaagcattagTTTGCTCCTACAGAGGATCCTCGAGGAGGGAGCAGGTTGGAGGGGATGGAGATAAGGTGAATGCAGATCTGGCATTTGAACCACCCCCAACAGTAGGACCAGGGGATGCTCACCAAAACCAGTAGAGGAATGGTTTAAAATAGGAAAGTCCTGGTTTTATGCAGCAGGCAGTGCATCTCAGGGATTTGCAGCCCATGAGGCCGTAGAGATGCAGAGGACCAGCAGGTCAAGTTGATGGACAATGGGTCCATGAAGAGATGGCAGAGGGATATGGGGTGACAGTTTTGGCTGCTGGGGTAATGTGAATGCGAGGAAGCCCAGGAATGGGCTGTCCCTGTTGGCATCTCCACTGCGGACAGCAAACAGGATGGTTTGCTGTTGAGGCTGGGCCATGGTCTGACATGGCTGGGCATCAGCTATGCTCTTATGTTCTTGGCCAAACACTGCTAACTGATTTTTATGCAgacacattatttttattgttttttttttaaaaaagaaacaatgaaataGAAAGTTATTTCAGATGGCATCAATGTAAGAATTTTTTACATAAATGAATTCTTTGCTGggtcttttctctttaaacctAGCATATATgtgaaaatgaaagtattttccaGCAAGTCATAATTAGGAGAATGAAAGCACTTGTGCTACTCTGGGACATCCGCAGGGTACAGCAGTGTTCATGAGTTTACTTATGGGAGAACAAAAAGTGGCTCCAGGATGACGCCCATATCTGCAGAGCAGCCCAAAGCGTAACCTCTCTCCACAGACCAAGTCACCCAGAGCTTCTTAACGTATcaggactggaaaaaaacccccaccaaacaaaCAGTTTAAAGAGTTTAAGACCTTTAAAACTCCTACTGCATGCTCACTGGGACCCATGCAACCTGAGGCTCCAGCTCCCCTAGGCTTCAGCACACTCCAGCACCGGCCATGCAAGCCCTGATTGTGCCGTCCCTGGATattaattattctgaaaaacatttctaaaaccCCAAAGATCTGCGAGCCACCAAGGGACCAATTTGCACTGTTTTCACTGGCGTTGCCACACAAGTGtaaaaatcagtgtttcaaaacaaacatgtttGGAAACGCAACTTCTCCTGAATGTTTATAGGGAGTATTTTTAACACGAGGACCCAGGAGCTCCGCCATCAGAGGCACCACGTCCGCTCGGATGCAATCAGAAATTCAAGTGGGAAATTGCTCCAGAAGGTGTATGTCAGAAAGTGCATGGAAATGAGCAGAGTCATTACCTGTCCTGTTTGTGCAGAGCGTGATCACGGCTTAGCGTTGCCGTTACTTGCTCTCATGTCCATGGagcagggccagatcctgcctcctGCACAGGCAAAAGGGGACACATGCCTTTGGTGTTCTTGCACCAAGAGGCGCTCCAAGAAGTGATGGCAGAAACCAGATGACCAGAGATGATCATGCGAGGGGGGACAGGGTAGAAGCGGTAGCAGTGTTGATTTGCAAAtctgaaaatttttgaaaatttgcaAAAAATTTGCAGATTGAGGGAAGGTGAGGCTGGGACACAGAGGGGTTTGGGCTCCAGGCAAGGAGAGGAAACCATAGGGAGCACCAGTGAGACTCACAAAATGGCAGATGGCAGAGGAGAAGCGATTCATGAGCTGGAGGAGCAAAGTGTGACAGTGGGAGAAGGTAGCTCAGACAAGTCTGAGggcaaagggaaggagggagaagaaaaggagataaaaagaaGTATGGGTTGTAAGTAATGAACCGAGCTGAACTAGCATGGGGCTTGGCTATTCTGCCATCCCAACAGGTGGTCCCAGCTAGGAGGAGGGCGAGCACCCACGTGAAAGGACTTGGCATTCAAGAGGCACCAAGGTCTCGTTCAGGAAGGTCTGGCTGGCTTCTGTctgacagctctgctgcccTGTCCCACACCTGGCCAGATGTGCTCGGGAAGGGGGGATGGCGCGGGGAGGCTGCTGCTCGGTGCAACTGTAGTGCAGGGAAGGGATTTGTCCCTGACCCAAACACGGGCACAGGTTGCTCAGGGAGGTCATGGAGTCTCCATCtgtggagatattcaaaacccgACTGgccacagtcctgggcaacctgctgtagaTGATGCAGATGATATcaagaggtgccttccaacaTCAATAATTCTGTGATTTGGTCATTTGTCCTACAGCATTTAGCAGCCTCCTTTGCTGACAGCTGCTAGACACACTTGGGCAAGTCCCCGCGACTTCATATGTAGCATTTTCATGGTGCAATTTCTCCAGCTATTCCAGATGTCTGCTTCCAAATCAAGGTTTTTTTATGTATCTAGATGCTTCTGAGATGCAAGTGGGTGCATTATTCATAAATTGCTAATACTGTaatcaaatctgtatttttccataTGGTGTCCAAGGACGCATCCTGCACCACAGAAGCCTGAGTGCATCAGAACCTATTTACACAGGACAGGATTTAATCCCTTCTAATTGCCATCCAACAGTTTTCACTTAAGATGGTTAGGGGACAGTGAAGATATTTATGTAGGCATCTGGAGCAAGAGGACATTTGCCTGGGAGGACATTTGGAGAAGGAGTTTAGTTTAGTAGCTATGAATTGCCCCTCAAAGGGAATGTCTCCCTCCATTGACTATAGAGCCAGCTGTCAATGGCTTCTCATGTTGCATGCCTGGATTTCCCAGTCCACACAGCTCTCAAGGGCTCTCACTTTTCCCCTTGGCCTCAGCCACACTTGACAAAGTCTCCAAAAGAAGAAGCTGTGAGGTTTAGAGGCAATGGTCTCGGGGATGGAGAGGGCAAGGAGATAGGCTGCTCACAAAAGTGGCCCAGGGATGGCTGAAGTAGTCACCTGGTTGCCCATGTAAAGGGGCTGGATGTTGGCCAACATACCTAGACATACCTAAGCACGGTGTATGGAGCAGTCCTGGGCTCCTGTCTGAGGTGGAATTAAGAACCAGAGGCCAACCTGCAGGGACGGCACCCAAGGAAACTCCTGAGCAGCCAGAGATACTGCCCAGCCCAGTGCCATGCGCGTTGTCTTTGCAATTGCCTGCTCCTCCTGCACCAGCTAAGCCGTGTATCAGGCTTGACCTGGAAATCCTGGAGAAAAGAGGCGAAGCTAGAGCGGATACAAGTCGGGATCCTCTGCGGTTGTGTTTGCATTTGGGCTCTGCCCACATttgggagagctgctgctggccctACCTgagagctgctcctctgccttgGCCGTGCACATCTTGGGTGGTGTAGAGGGGGTGGTGGAGAACTTCACACCCCCTGAGTGTGACCCAGGAATTGGGAAGGAAATGCCAAAGGAAGCGCCAATACTGAACTAAAGTAAGCTCCTCCagatctggaaagaaaagactgGTCTTCCTCCAGTGTTTCTCCGCCAGCCTCAACACAACAGCCCACTTCCATCACACAGCAAACCTTGGGTAGTGAAAACTCTCCCTTTGCTCCTCTTGACTATGCAAATCTGTTGTATGATCTCCATCTGCTGTGCAACAGGGGGATTCAAAACTGTTGAGATGCTCTATTGGGAAAATAACGTGTGGGTCTCCCAGCTCAAGGTAAGAAAACATCACAGAGAGCATCTCTGGGGAGCACCTCTGGGTGGGGAGCAGGGCGGCACGTTCAAATGCGTTCAATATCAGTAGTGGCTTTGCCCATTGATTTATTGCAGGAGTTTTGCACTTCCCACTAAGGATAACATTAAGGAAGGGGAAGACCTTGTTATAATTTCAAAGTGCATGTAAGTTATTGTTGATACTATCCTGTTAatgcagtaatatttttcagactaattaagtgtttcatttttatttacttttttctcatgGGGTCCAGGATGGAAAAATACGATTGTAATACATGTCAACAGGCTCCAAAGATTGAGAATTTGATCTACTATGTCTGAAAACAACTTCAAATCAATGTTAATTTTAAGGACATTACATGCTGGCAATTTTAATTCAATATGATAAATtatcttgggttttttaatagcatGGCATTGTTTACACTAATTACATATTTGAAGCTtaccagtttggaaaaaaataataacaaggaagagaaatggagaagggTAGATTGGATGAGAGGTAGAGAGTAAATGAAATATCAATTGTATTTCAATCTCAGTGTGGCAGAAAATCtatttatttgtaatattaAATGGATCTCTCCTATATGGTTATGGAGATGACTTTCTGGGTGAAAGGTAAAACTATCTGAAAATTACCAGAGATTTAATAATATTAGGAAATTGCATGAGACCAACCATTACTCTCAACTACTTGTGGCCAAGCACAAAACATTTCCAAGAGAGCTTTATTTCCCCTCTCTTAAATTGGGATAAGGAAACCAAGAAAAGGCATAAAAACTTAATTAAGcttcatttctccttctttttttagcataaaCCTAATGAAAACAAGGGtggtttttcttctgaacattATCTTAGTTTTGATTTACCTaatgttaaagaaaatagaTACAATCCAAAGGAATTTGTGCCTATGAAAGTGCAGCAGCTGTTTCATGGCTTGAATAGAAGATGCTGGAAGTTTCCAAAAcgctgctttatttttctattccATAGAGCTTGGGCAGAATAGTCCTTTCCAATATGCATGAAATCTTTATGAGCAACAAAGGAAGTATTTCTattgagaggaaggaaaatctTTGTAACTCAGGAATTTTAAAAGCTCATAATGTAATATAAATGGAAAAGTATGGCACACTCTTTCTTACCCTTCCTGGAGAAATCCAAAAAGTATCACAAGCTTATATGAATAATGCAGTTGTAGAGtacattatataaaataaagatatgTAAGGGCTGTAAGCTGTCACACATCGTGTTCCCCTCCATCTGAGCTGAAGTCACTGACAGATACTTATTCCTAGTTTTTTATTACAGTGTCTTTGAACTTCATGAATTTCTAAAACATTTCTTACTATGGTAAAAGACATGATGGTGACCTACATCAGCCAAAAAAATTACCATGaaaattcctttgcttttatgtACCGGAAAATGACCTGGAAGTCAACAGAAATTCTACATTTTCATCTGAAttacagcaacagcagcagaaatcaaCTGCATGCTGCAATGACCGTGGGAAATGCAGTGAGCTGCAAGCAGCCAACCAGAAGTAACATGGGCATGAAAAACGGTGATGAGAATGACTTTGGGTAGCAAAGATTGTAATAACCTAGCAAAAGAGAGATGGATGATTGACTGCTTCTGAGCTAATTCCATGAATTCCCTTAGAGAAGAGAAATGGGCACTTCCATAACACTGCTCATCTCCTCGGTGCAGAATGGGGCAGAGGAGCTGCCTCCCCCAAAATGCCCCTTTTCCCCACGGACCAGAAAAGGGACCCAGGAGGAGCAGTGCAGATGGCGGGGCTCTGCATGGAGAGCACCCAAAGCTAGGTGAGACAAATCCTTGCCCTTCGCGCCCAAAGCTGAAAAGCGTGCCATCTATAGACGTAATCCACATCATCAACAGAGAATCCAAATCATCTTAATTGCGGGTTAGAGACAAGAGGGGCCAAGCTGTGTCTTGCAACGTGCTCAGCTCTGTGAGATTTCATGCAACGTGTGTTTTTCTTGCAGAACCTCTGCAAAGCTCCTTAGAGAAATGTCTTCCTGCACATCAGCCTTTTCCCTTACTCCCTCTTCATCCTTGCAGGCGTTTTGACCAGCTCCACCATggaaagctgcagcagcagcaatgcttcCACCAAAGTCTTTTTCTTGGTGGGGTTTCCAGCTCTCCAGGATTTCCAGACTCCCCTCTTCATTGTGTTCTTGCTCTTCTACCTGCTGATCATGGTTGGTAATGCCATTATCATCACCGTGGTTGTGGTCGACCATCTGCTTCACAAACCCATGTACTTTTTCCCGATTAACCTCTCTGTGTTAGACATGCTGTTCACAACCACCACCATCCCCAAAATGCTGGCGATGTTCCTGGCCAACACTAAAACCATCTCGTTTCGGGGCTGTTTTCTGCAGATGTACAGTTTTCACGGGCTCACGGTAACTGAGGCACTTCTCCTGGTGGTCATGGCTTACGACCGCTACGAAGCCATCTGCAACCCCCTCCAGTACCCGGCCAAGATGACAAGAAGAGTGAACATCCAGCTGGCAGCGAGTGCCTGGATCACTGCACTGCTAATACCTGTACCTGCCGTCACGCAGACCTCTCAGCTAGCTTAGGGACACACAACCACGGTTCACCACTGCTTTTGTGACCACCTGGCAGTGGTACAAGCTGTGTGTTCGGACTTCGGTGCCGATTTCCAGACTCTCTTGGAGTTCTCCATCGCTATGACAGTGTCGGTTGTCCCTCTGTTGCTCGTCACCCTCTCATACTTCCACATCATCCTCTCTGTACTAAAAATCAACTCCAAAGAAGGACGCATGAAAGCTTTTTCAGCATGTACTTCCCATCTGCTTGTGGTGGGCACTTACTTCTCCTCCATTGTTGTGGTGTTCGTGTCCTACAGAGTGGACATCCCTGTTGATGTCCATGTCATGAGCAATGTTGTCTTCTCTATTTTGACTCCCTTGTTAAACCCCATGATTTACACTTTACGGAACAAGGAAGTAAAATCTGCAGTTAAAAgtctatttttctgaaaatctttcccctttctaaaaaattcaatttatttGGGTAAATTTTACAGCAGTGCGGAAGCCTCAtgctatttattatttcaatCGTCTGGTTGATTAAGACATCATTGCCCTTGGAGTTCTGTTTTGTTCCCCTGAACTATGGTATACCCTCTGTTAATGTATTTCAGCCTATTCTGTGAAGTTTTTAGTAGAGTTGCtgtaatatttataattttctaATTTGGTTTCTACCCTTCAGTGACTAAATCATAGATGCACTAAAGCAAGCTGTGAACGCactaaataaagctgaaaatgcaCTAAATAAAGCTGAACTAGGGCAGTACCATATTTCTTTACACTTTCCCCTCCACATTGCACCGTGGaggatgcatttattttaattcctccaTTTAAGAGTTTCAGGGGCAGTAGCAGTTCTTTTCCCTACAAATGACAGAGGTGATCCTGGACTGTGACTCCTGGGTGAGGATACTACAAAATCACTTTACAGGACTGCAGAACTGTGGGAAACAttgaagataaattaaaaatgcagcatgtACATCTGGATGAACCGGTGCCTGTGTGCAATATGGTGCCATCAGCCACCTCTTATATCCAACAGCCTGATTTACAGGTTTCTGCATTATGAAAGCCAACATGAAGCAACAGTCAATAAAACACCATGAACCACAAATTTAAGGCAGAGATGCTATCAAGCATTGGAAAGTGTGATTGTTTGTCTAGAGcttatttaattcatttttttttccagagcaggCAGATAGTTGGGTGCAAATGACCATCTCCGACCTTTTGAGACATGCCTGATTTTTCCTAAGATTAAGACACTGAAATATATGTCTGTCTTATGGCATCTGTTTAACAGAACCTCTCAAAGCTCATTAAAGCTGTTAAGGTCTGCGACAGTGATTTGGGGGAAGGCTTGGGCTATCTCCTCACTCTTtctttcattaacatttttaactCGAGATGCTGATTCAACCCAGATTCAACCCATTGCTTTGATAGCCCATGTAAGACTAGAAGGGTCTCTGTTTCCAGTGTACTAACATCTCCTGTGACCAACCTTCAATGCTCTTGGCTGCCTCTCAGCAGAGGACCTCCAGCCAAGGggggctggagaggagaagATTCTGCCAGGAGGGCAAGGACTTGACACGGGTACTCTCCTGCCACCAAAAATGTACACATAGACCGGGAATGCATTGACAGAGAGTTAAGAAAGAGTTCATCTAAACATAGTGGTTGATTTTGGTGgaaaatgttgtttttaaaaagttttttaaacattcagtgTTTCCTACTACATTGAGTCCCTAATGTTCAGACCAGGAGGTCTCTAAAGAGCTTTGGGGACTTCCAGGATTAGATTGTGTTAGAGAGTGGGCACCATGGATCATTAATTTTCCCTTGGTCCCAACTTTTGCAGACTGTGGCCTTTGAGTCTGAAGTAGCTGATGTCTCCTTGCAGCATGAAGCTCCATCACTTCTAGTTTGACTGGAGTGGAGTTTTCAGATTAAATCTCCTCCTAACAAAGTGTTTAGCAGCAAAGAAATGTTCATAATGACcagtaaaatgttctttttttattactctAACTGTTAAAACTTAAGCCTTATTTCCACTTTGATGTTACTCATTTCCCACCGTAAGATCGTTTCATTTTTTGTCTGACACCATATCCCTGTTGCCCATGTAAATTCACAAACAAAATGATCAAACTCTTCCATATGAAATGAGTGCCCAGAGGGTCTCACTGTAATACACATTTTCCAAACTTTTAACCATTCTCATGATTTTTCTCCCAAGCCTCTTTATGTTTTCACATTCTTCTTGAAGGATAATCATAAAAGCTCAATATAATAAGCCTGTATTGGCTGCACCATCATCAAACAGAGATTATCGCTACCTAATGCTTCCAGCATTCCTCTCCTGATACATATAGGATTGTTTTACTCTTCTCAACAAGTCATTTTGCAGCGACAAGCgttcctgagaaaaaaaaagccctaaataTATGAATTTTAGCTACTCTTTTGATTGCATGGATTTTTCCAAGTGCCCCGAGGACAGGAAGCAGCCAGCACATCAAGCAGGGAGCTATGCAGAGCCCAACATTGTGGAGATGCTTAGCCCAGAGAGGTATCGCCCAACCCATCGGAGCTTGCACGTCTTTTTCATCCACAGCTTGGAAACTCTTCCCAAAGGCCTGAGATGGGGCACTGGAAAGGGATTCAAAATTCATTGCAatccagaggaggaaggaatgtGGTCTATGAGGAAATGGGGAGTGCTGTGCTCCCCCCTCAGCTAGtcatcaggaaaagaaaaattaagccaTGAATAAAGGATGCATTTGGGTTTCCCCAAGTGCCAGCGGGTAGGATGTTACCAGCTGCCATGAAACTCCCATGGCGGTTTTGGGTGATGGCTCGTAAGCATGAACGTGGTGGGAAATCAGCCACTGCAGCCATAGGAGTGAGATGCTGAGACCCACCAGCAGCACCGCTCCTCCTCTTCCAACACCCATGGGCAAACTGGGGTGAAAAAGCCccaaaaaatgaacagaaaatgaacatCACCTATCACTTCTTAGAAGTTTGTTTCATTATAAGTGAATAAACCTTCCCCCAAGCCGCAGATGTCCCCTCTGCGTCCTTCACAGGACCTGCACCCAGGAGGCATCACTCCTGCACAAGTGCCTTTATCTCAGGAAATTATGAATATAAAGACATTACTTGGACTTCCATCCCCTCTTGCACATTGCAGTATTGCTGGGACTTAGCCTTGAGGAGCAGAGGACCTTTCTAGGACCTCCTGAGAAGGAGCGGAGCCTGTAACCAAGGGAAGAGCCCTAGTGCTGCACCTTATTGCCAGTATGAGTCTATAAAAGAAGGAAATCCACCCAAAGGATTTTACGTAGTTTTCAAATAGAGTTTTCCCCTTGCACAATGCAAGCTGCTCATTTACTTTGAGGAACTGGACTTTTTTACCTGGGTAAAGCCTGATGCTGTTGGCTGCTCGAGAGGGAAGCAAAGACCTTGGCTGGCTCTTAGCATCTGCATTCAAGGGCAAGATTAGAGCAGGCAGGGTAGAGAGGCTTGCAACTGACATTCAGAATAACATTACAGCAAATAACTACCAATATAGGATGCTAAAGCCTTCTCCACTTCCCTCATTCATCACATTTGACAATATAATAATTTTGCCTAACAGCTAGAAACCATTTCCAGCTAATATTATTTGTTATCTGCAGCAATAGCATTATACTAATATCCAGAGGGTCATGCAGCTGCCTTTTACAAGACATTGTATTCACATAATGCGTTTTCTGCTCCAAACCTTCATCTCAGTTttatatgaaacaaaaaataaataagaattacATCGAGCAGAAGAACTTGCAGACCATGAGCACCAGTTTTCCAGATGTAGCTGGGTATTTCTGAGCCAGGAGATGCAGTCTGTTTATGAATATGAACCCCCAAATCCTTCCCATACCCAATTTGTATGTCAGCCAGAACAACACTGCCTAATACTTTATTCTCCATCCAAGCAGCAAATTTTCTCACCTAATACTCATTATTGCCCTTAAATTACTCCAGTGCTCTCCACCTCGCCTTTGGGGATGTCAgccctccttctccagctcctccacaTCCCAGCAGCTCAGACCATTCTCCTTCTTCAACAGAAACCTTGCAGGAAAAccatgatttgatttttttt comes from Buteo buteo chromosome 18, bButBut1.hap1.1, whole genome shotgun sequence and encodes:
- the OR2AT4 gene encoding LOW QUALITY PROTEIN: olfactory receptor 2AT4 (The sequence of the model RefSeq protein was modified relative to this genomic sequence to represent the inferred CDS: substituted 1 base at 1 genomic stop codon), with amino-acid sequence MESCSSSNASTKVFFLVGFPALQDFQTPLFIVFLLFYLLIMVGNAIIITVVVVDHLLHKPMYFFPINLSVLDMLFTTTTIPKMLAMFLANTKTISFRGCFLQMYSFHGLTVTEALLLVVMAYDRYEAICNPLQYPAKMTRRVNIQLAASAWITALLIPVPAVTQTSQLAXGHTTTVHHCFCDHLAVVQAVCSDFGADFQTLLEFSIAMTVSVVPLLLVTLSYFHIILSVLKINSKEGRMKAFSACTSHLLVVGTYFSSIVVVFVSYRVDIPVDVHVMSNVVFSILTPLLNPMIYTLRNKEVKSAVKSLFF